In Lascolabacillus massiliensis, a single genomic region encodes these proteins:
- a CDS encoding SPOR domain-containing protein: MKKFHLILFFAGLLVLGTSCKPKQSAYKQVYEAAKEREIQQSASQPTTVVKDASPLPPVEVSVRKEKVEPVYATDAAGLKRFNVVIASLSVKLNAESLKSRMENEGHKVILAENEQGMYRVIVASYDTKEQAAAKRNEIYSTYTAKGDTDYLRRTYGVPFNDLWILERDY; the protein is encoded by the coding sequence ATGAAAAAATTCCATTTAATTTTATTTTTTGCAGGATTGTTGGTTTTGGGTACCTCTTGTAAACCAAAACAGAGTGCATATAAACAAGTATATGAAGCTGCCAAAGAAAGAGAAATTCAGCAATCTGCATCTCAACCAACAACAGTTGTAAAGGATGCAAGTCCATTACCTCCGGTTGAAGTATCTGTTAGAAAAGAAAAAGTTGAACCGGTTTATGCAACTGATGCTGCAGGACTAAAAAGATTTAACGTTGTGATTGCTTCTCTAAGTGTAAAACTTAATGCTGAGTCACTTAAAAGCAGAATGGAAAACGAGGGTCACAAAGTTATTCTGGCTGAGAATGAGCAAGGTATGTATAGAGTGATTGTAGCAAGCTACGACACAAAAGAACAAGCTGCTGCAAAAAGAAACGAAATATACAGTACTTATACTGCAAAAGGGGATACCGACTATCTAAGGAGAACTTACGGGGTACCTTTCAATGACCTTTGGATATTGGAGAGAGATTATTAA
- a CDS encoding MBL fold metallo-hydrolase produces MKVLFLGTGTSTGVPQIGCNCDVCTSDDSRDKRLRSSVRIEVDGKVLIIDCTPDFRQQMMGMPFGKINGMLLTHEHYDHVGGIDDLRPFSIFGSVKLYMEEHLENVIRERLPYCFNPKKYGGVPDIEIKRINEYDSFDIEGLKITPIRVMHYKLPIMGFRIKDFAYLTDVKSIPESEYSKLTGLNTLVISALRKTEHISHQSLSEALNISKRIAAKRTYFSHMSHEMGLHGKIEKELPQNTYFAYDGLKIDVF; encoded by the coding sequence ATGAAAGTACTTTTTTTAGGTACAGGAACTTCAACAGGAGTTCCTCAAATAGGTTGCAATTGCGATGTATGCACATCAGATGACAGTCGTGACAAAAGATTACGCTCTTCTGTAAGGATTGAAGTTGATGGTAAAGTACTAATTATTGATTGTACTCCAGATTTCAGACAACAAATGATGGGAATGCCTTTCGGTAAAATTAACGGCATGCTTTTGACACACGAGCATTACGATCATGTTGGTGGAATTGATGATCTAAGACCTTTTTCAATTTTTGGCTCAGTAAAACTGTATATGGAAGAACACCTGGAGAATGTCATCAGGGAACGATTGCCATACTGTTTTAATCCAAAGAAATATGGAGGTGTACCGGACATAGAAATCAAGCGGATTAATGAGTATGATAGTTTTGATATTGAAGGATTAAAAATTACCCCAATAAGAGTTATGCATTACAAGCTTCCAATTATGGGGTTTAGGATAAAGGATTTTGCATATCTTACTGATGTTAAATCGATTCCTGAAAGTGAATATTCCAAATTAACGGGTTTGAATACTCTTGTAATAAGTGCGCTTAGAAAAACAGAACATATTTCGCACCAGTCTCTGAGTGAAGCATTGAATATTTCAAAAAGAATTGCAGCAAAAAGGACCTACTTCTCTCACATGAGTCATGAAATGGGGTTGCATGGTAAAATAGAAAAAGAACTGCCTCAAAACACCTATTTTGCCTACGATGGTCTTAAGATTGATGTTTTTTAA
- a CDS encoding OmpP1/FadL family transporter, whose amino-acid sequence MKKITYILASMLILSLPLSAQGEVDALRFSREDLYGTARSMAMGGAFGALGGDLTGVNINPAGIAVYRSSEVVGTVNLSIEGSSVGNYDAKKSNFNMDNLGFVGYFPLRNDIMPHINFGFSYNKLKSFNKNVDAVGVPGNSMLDYIADRSTGINPTNLYMGDDLPDPFESQPWLTVLGYNSWLIDDHQDAQGYYYTPLNTPGAIGNEIKTRESGYIDNYDFTVGTTINNVLNLGLSLSIKDITYRLTSDFWEDYTDGSYRLTNWLTTDGAGVSAKIGAIYRPVNQLRFGISYHTPTYYAMTETYEAELEDNMGAYVSDPNYEKGTTNSRRFSNDYDLRTPGKIVASAAAVLGNRFILSVDYEMVDYSKMKLMIPSNSMDDEDWYEVDNGYISTDFKNASTVKVGTEYRFTPKFYGRLGYAWIQNPYETEFKESGDAFIPNSNTVYRMEGDAKYFTGGIGYRFNQSFFLDFALVYKTQTDDLYPFPNLYTDNRTELVIDANPFELKNNSFRGLITLGYKF is encoded by the coding sequence ATGAAAAAAATCACGTACATATTGGCTTCTATGCTTATATTGTCTCTACCATTGTCTGCACAAGGTGAAGTTGATGCATTGAGATTTTCCAGAGAAGATCTTTATGGAACTGCCAGATCTATGGCTATGGGTGGAGCTTTTGGGGCATTAGGAGGTGATCTTACCGGCGTTAATATTAACCCAGCCGGAATAGCTGTATACAGAAGTTCAGAAGTTGTCGGAACAGTTAACTTATCAATTGAAGGCTCTTCTGTAGGTAATTATGATGCAAAAAAGAGTAATTTCAATATGGATAACCTTGGTTTTGTAGGTTACTTTCCATTGAGAAATGATATTATGCCTCATATTAACTTCGGATTTTCTTATAATAAACTTAAATCATTTAATAAAAATGTTGATGCTGTAGGTGTACCGGGTAATTCTATGCTCGATTATATAGCTGACAGGAGTACGGGCATAAATCCAACAAATTTATATATGGGAGATGATTTGCCAGATCCTTTCGAATCACAGCCTTGGTTAACTGTGTTGGGTTATAACTCATGGTTAATTGATGATCATCAGGATGCACAGGGTTACTATTATACTCCGTTAAATACCCCAGGTGCAATAGGAAACGAGATTAAAACACGTGAGAGTGGATATATCGATAATTATGATTTTACAGTAGGAACGACAATAAATAATGTATTGAATCTTGGACTTTCGCTTTCTATTAAAGATATAACTTATCGTCTGACATCTGACTTCTGGGAAGATTATACAGATGGTTCTTATAGGTTGACTAACTGGCTGACAACTGATGGTGCAGGTGTTAGTGCCAAGATTGGAGCTATTTACAGACCAGTTAATCAATTACGATTTGGAATCTCATATCATACGCCTACATATTATGCAATGACAGAAACTTATGAGGCTGAATTAGAGGATAATATGGGTGCATATGTTTCTGACCCCAATTACGAAAAGGGTACAACCAACTCAAGACGATTTTCTAATGATTATGATCTTAGAACTCCGGGAAAGATTGTAGCAAGTGCTGCAGCTGTCTTAGGGAATAGATTCATACTTAGTGTTGATTATGAGATGGTTGACTATAGTAAGATGAAGTTGATGATACCTTCAAATTCAATGGATGATGAAGACTGGTATGAGGTTGATAACGGTTATATATCAACTGATTTCAAGAATGCATCTACCGTAAAAGTTGGTACAGAGTATCGTTTTACACCTAAGTTCTACGGCAGATTAGGTTATGCCTGGATTCAAAATCCATACGAAACAGAGTTTAAAGAGAGTGGGGATGCCTTTATTCCAAATTCTAACACTGTATACAGGATGGAGGGTGATGCTAAATATTTCACAGGAGGAATCGGTTATAGATTCAACCAGAGTTTCTTTCTTGATTTTGCTTTAGTATACAAGACTCAAACGGATGACTTGTATCCATTCCCAAATCTATATACAGATAACAGAACTGAGCTTGTGATCGACGCAAATCCATTTGAATTGAAAAACAATTCATTCAGAGGTTTGATTACTCTTGGGTATAAGTTTTAA
- the panB gene encoding 3-methyl-2-oxobutanoate hydroxymethyltransferase, producing the protein MSQQKGYLSNENRKKVTTHRLLEMKQNGEKISMLTAYDYSMASIIDKAGMDVILVGDSASNVMVGNATTLPMTVDQMIHHGKSVTNGVEKAMVVVDMPFGSYHASTQEAVTNAVRIMRETGADCLKLEGGVEIIDSVRAILATGIPIMGHLGLMPQSINKYGSYALRAKDSAEADKLISDAKLLEDTGCCSVVLEKIPTELAKKVTEELNIPTIGIGAGPFVDGQVLVMHDMLGLNKGFSPKFLRRYANLYDVIIEAVQSYIEDVKSSDFPSADESY; encoded by the coding sequence ATGTCTCAGCAAAAGGGGTACCTCTCGAATGAAAATAGAAAGAAAGTAACTACTCACCGACTTCTTGAAATGAAGCAAAATGGTGAAAAAATTTCCATGCTTACTGCATATGACTACTCAATGGCTTCAATAATTGATAAAGCCGGGATGGATGTAATATTAGTGGGTGATTCTGCTTCTAACGTAATGGTGGGGAATGCAACTACTCTGCCAATGACTGTTGATCAGATGATACATCACGGAAAATCTGTTACAAACGGAGTAGAAAAAGCTATGGTGGTTGTAGATATGCCTTTCGGCAGTTATCATGCAAGTACGCAGGAAGCTGTTACAAATGCTGTAAGGATAATGCGTGAGACAGGAGCTGACTGCCTTAAACTTGAGGGTGGAGTAGAGATAATCGATTCTGTAAGAGCTATTTTGGCTACCGGTATTCCCATTATGGGACATTTAGGACTAATGCCTCAGTCGATTAATAAATATGGTTCATATGCTCTTAGAGCGAAGGATAGTGCAGAGGCTGATAAACTTATTAGCGATGCTAAACTGCTCGAAGATACCGGATGTTGTAGTGTTGTTTTAGAGAAAATACCGACAGAATTGGCAAAAAAAGTAACCGAAGAATTAAACATACCAACCATAGGTATAGGTGCAGGTCCTTTCGTTGATGGTCAGGTTTTAGTTATGCATGATATGCTTGGTCTGAATAAAGGATTCTCACCTAAATTTCTTAGACGTTATGCTAACTTGTATGACGTTATAATTGAAGCTGTACAGAGTTATATCGAAGATGTTAAATCTTCAGATTTCCCATCAGCTGACGAAAGTTATTGA
- a CDS encoding type I restriction enzyme HsdR N-terminal domain-containing protein — protein MYSLNLPTYEAKIRKNSNGLEIFDPLRRKYIALTPEEWVRQHFVNYLINYKNYPASLMANEAGIKLNSLTRRCDTVVYNNQLEPLMIIEYKESKVQITQNVFDQVVRYNTVLKVPYIVVSNGISHYCCRMNYEDQSFEYLTDIPEYQSLR, from the coding sequence ATGTACTCATTAAACTTACCAACATACGAAGCAAAAATAAGAAAAAACAGTAACGGATTAGAAATATTTGATCCATTGCGTCGTAAGTATATTGCTCTTACCCCTGAAGAATGGGTGCGTCAGCATTTTGTCAACTATCTGATTAATTATAAAAATTATCCTGCTTCTTTAATGGCTAATGAAGCAGGGATAAAGCTCAATTCTCTAACACGCAGATGCGATACTGTAGTATATAATAATCAGTTAGAGCCTTTAATGATAATCGAGTACAAAGAGTCAAAAGTACAAATCACACAAAATGTATTTGATCAGGTAGTAAGATATAACACAGTTCTGAAAGTTCCTTATATTGTAGTATCCAATGGTATTTCACACTACTGCTGCAGAATGAATTATGAAGATCAATCATTCGAATACCTTACAGATATACCTGAATATCAAAGTCTGCGATAA
- a CDS encoding AMP nucleosidase has translation MRTKQEIVENWLPRYTSRPLKDFTKYILLTNFQKYVEIFAEHFNVPIVGANANMPNASAEGITIINFGMGSANAATIMDLLSAVAPTAVLFLGKCGGLKASSELGDYILPIAGIRGEGTSNDYFPPEVPSLPAFSLMRAVSSNIRDFGRDYWTGTVYTTNRRVWEYDDEFKSYLRQIRVLAVDMETATLFTCGFANHISTGALLLVSDQPLISSGVKTEESDKLVTEKFVEEHVKIGIKSLSSIIHNSSTIKHLRFDW, from the coding sequence ATGAGAACAAAACAGGAAATTGTGGAGAATTGGCTACCAAGATATACGAGTAGACCATTGAAAGATTTTACAAAATATATCCTGCTTACCAATTTTCAAAAATATGTGGAAATATTTGCTGAACATTTTAATGTTCCAATAGTAGGTGCTAATGCTAATATGCCAAATGCTTCGGCAGAAGGTATAACTATTATCAATTTTGGTATGGGTAGTGCTAATGCTGCCACGATAATGGATTTGTTAAGTGCAGTTGCACCTACTGCAGTTCTGTTTCTGGGCAAATGTGGCGGACTTAAAGCAAGCAGTGAACTTGGTGATTATATATTACCAATTGCTGGAATCAGAGGTGAGGGTACATCAAATGACTATTTCCCTCCCGAGGTTCCATCTCTTCCGGCATTTAGCCTTATGCGTGCGGTATCTTCAAATATTAGAGACTTTGGCAGAGATTACTGGACTGGTACAGTTTATACAACCAACAGGCGTGTATGGGAATATGATGATGAGTTTAAAAGCTATCTGAGACAAATCAGGGTTTTAGCTGTGGATATGGAGACAGCTACTCTATTTACATGTGGTTTTGCAAATCATATTTCAACCGGAGCTCTGCTTCTTGTATCAGATCAACCCCTGATTTCCAGTGGTGTTAAAACAGAGGAGAGTGATAAACTAGTTACAGAAAAGTTTGTGGAAGAGCATGTTAAGATTGGTATAAAGTCTCTTTCATCTATAATTCATAACAGTTCCACTATTAAACATCTAAGGTTTGATTGGTGA
- the holA gene encoding DNA polymerase III subunit delta, translated as MAAPSSKNSYEAIKNDIVNRRFKPIYLFMGDESYFIDELTELLSETVLTESEKDFNMQIFYGVDSDVNEIIASARRFPMMAEYQLIIIKEAQNLDKFELLEVYANNPMPTTILVISYKHGTVDKRKAIIKKIDKVGVVFESKKLYDNQIPGFITTYLKTRDIGIDGKSAQMLSDFVGNDISKLIPQLQKLEVSLPPESTHRRITAEMIERNVGISKDYNNFELVKAVAKKDIASASRIVDYFSKNPKENPIMATVAVLFNYFSNLLECFWLPKKDEVSVMAALNIRSSFFARDYMDGIRNYNATKVMNIISELRTVDAASKGIDNISATHGELLKVLIYKIMH; from the coding sequence ATGGCAGCTCCATCATCAAAGAATAGTTACGAAGCAATTAAAAATGATATAGTTAACCGGCGTTTTAAACCCATTTATCTTTTTATGGGTGATGAGTCTTATTTTATTGATGAACTGACTGAGCTGCTGTCTGAAACCGTGCTTACTGAGTCTGAAAAGGACTTCAATATGCAGATATTTTATGGTGTGGATTCTGATGTTAACGAGATAATTGCTTCAGCCCGACGCTTCCCGATGATGGCTGAATATCAGCTTATTATCATTAAAGAGGCACAAAATCTGGATAAGTTTGAGTTGCTCGAAGTCTACGCTAATAATCCAATGCCAACAACAATTTTGGTTATCAGTTATAAGCATGGAACCGTAGATAAGCGTAAGGCAATAATAAAAAAAATAGACAAGGTAGGAGTAGTGTTTGAGTCTAAAAAATTATATGACAACCAAATACCGGGCTTTATTACCACTTATCTTAAAACAAGAGATATAGGCATAGATGGTAAGTCGGCTCAAATGCTTTCTGACTTTGTAGGAAATGATATTAGTAAGCTCATACCGCAGCTCCAAAAACTTGAGGTATCACTGCCTCCGGAGTCTACACACAGACGAATTACTGCCGAAATGATCGAGAGGAATGTAGGCATAAGCAAGGATTACAATAATTTCGAGCTGGTGAAGGCGGTCGCCAAGAAAGATATAGCATCGGCAAGCAGGATAGTTGACTATTTCAGTAAAAATCCAAAGGAAAACCCAATTATGGCCACTGTTGCAGTGCTATTCAATTATTTCAGTAATTTACTTGAATGCTTTTGGTTACCAAAGAAAGATGAAGTCTCTGTTATGGCAGCATTAAACATAAGATCCTCATTTTTCGCACGTGATTATATGGATGGGATTAGAAATTATAATGCGACAAAGGTAATGAATATCATCTCTGAGCTAAGAACTGTTGATGCTGCTTCTAAGGGTATAGATAACATTTCAGCAACTCATGGTGAGCTGCTGAAAGTACTTATTTATAAGATAATGCATTGA
- a CDS encoding glutathione peroxidase — protein MQTTQTFHDFTVKDIDGKEFDLASLKGKKVLVVNVASKCGLTPQYEDLQALYDKYKDRNFTVIGFPANNFAGQEPGTNAQIKEFCTLNYGVTFPMMDKISVKGKDQAPVYNWLTHKSENGKIDQEVTWNFQKFMIDEEGNLVDVVQPKESPMSEKIIKWITGG, from the coding sequence ATGCAAACAACACAAACATTTCATGATTTCACTGTAAAGGATATTGATGGTAAAGAATTCGACCTTGCCTCTTTGAAAGGAAAGAAGGTATTAGTAGTGAATGTAGCTTCAAAATGTGGACTCACTCCTCAGTATGAAGATTTGCAGGCACTATATGATAAGTATAAAGATAGAAACTTTACTGTAATAGGTTTTCCTGCGAATAATTTTGCCGGACAAGAGCCTGGCACGAATGCTCAGATTAAGGAGTTTTGCACTTTAAATTATGGAGTAACTTTTCCAATGATGGATAAAATAAGCGTTAAAGGTAAAGACCAGGCTCCGGTGTATAATTGGCTTACACATAAATCTGAAAATGGTAAGATTGATCAGGAAGTAACCTGGAACTTTCAGAAGTTTATGATTGATGAAGAGGGTAATCTTGTTGATGTTGTGCAACCTAAAGAAAGCCCAATGAGTGAGAAAATCATTAAGTGGATTACCGGAGGATAA